In one window of Corynebacterium incognita DNA:
- a CDS encoding ATP-binding cassette domain-containing protein: MTKPSAATLQPRPHRAPWPLILVAVAAVCYILGPMVALLTRVPWGRLGDALSSADTASLLRVSLWSSVEATAMTVLLGVPLALCLQYLRRGALIARGLVLLPLAMPPVVAGLALTAAVGRQGLAQPILDLFGIQLAFAFPGVVASHVFVCLPFVVVTVDSALRHLDGEISASARSVGMSDETIVRRITLPTIAPALATGAGLAFARSLGEFGTTLTFAGSMPGVTRTMPLGIYLIREVDQEAAYALSALLIGLAIACLAVASIPALLRRSPEPRPRTIHPLDAEALERLTTPRGSAMAIDVQTAGAPLRFSSGHTTTVVGPNGSGKTTLMKAIAGRIRGPEVSYGDAGTSVDAVPAPGMVVMLTQNPGLPPRASAAQAITMVTRSAARTHELLEAAGLQELADVRVPALSGGQAAQIALVRALAARPRVLILDEPLSAIDASSAARWRRLLRAGAHTRTTLLVTHDATDIHALADEVATMEHGRVVSIVPAAEFRDAPPTAFAAGLVGHNVISGAVLAVKDAAEATTANGATCRRRAVTLGLRGGAAPNLNLTGYTIDSGIQAGDVAWASFTPHAVHPVDTAALSATSEHNLIRGTVVAIEDLGAQAKVTLECGEYDITVLLSPHDFSNFSQLFGTTIDCQLMPYNLRVERSQ, encoded by the coding sequence ATGACTAAGCCATCCGCGGCGACACTGCAACCCCGCCCCCACCGCGCGCCGTGGCCGCTGATTCTCGTTGCTGTGGCCGCGGTGTGTTACATCCTCGGGCCCATGGTGGCCCTGTTGACGCGGGTGCCATGGGGCAGGCTTGGCGACGCCCTGTCTTCCGCTGACACCGCGTCCCTGTTGCGGGTGAGCCTGTGGTCCTCGGTGGAAGCCACAGCGATGACGGTGCTGCTCGGTGTCCCCCTGGCGCTGTGCTTGCAGTACTTGCGTCGCGGCGCACTGATTGCCCGCGGCTTAGTCTTGCTCCCCTTGGCCATGCCCCCGGTCGTAGCAGGCCTCGCACTCACCGCGGCGGTAGGACGCCAAGGGCTCGCGCAGCCTATCCTCGATCTATTCGGTATTCAGCTGGCCTTCGCTTTCCCCGGCGTCGTCGCCTCCCATGTCTTCGTGTGCCTGCCCTTCGTGGTGGTCACAGTCGACTCAGCGCTACGCCACCTAGACGGTGAAATATCCGCGTCCGCGCGCAGCGTCGGTATGAGCGACGAAACGATCGTCCGGCGTATCACGCTGCCGACCATCGCGCCGGCACTCGCCACGGGCGCCGGGTTAGCCTTCGCTCGCTCCTTAGGGGAATTCGGTACGACCCTCACGTTCGCCGGTTCCATGCCCGGAGTCACACGCACTATGCCGCTGGGTATTTACCTCATCCGCGAGGTGGATCAAGAGGCCGCCTACGCGCTGTCTGCGTTGCTAATTGGTTTGGCAATCGCTTGTCTCGCCGTGGCCAGCATTCCTGCTCTGCTGCGGCGCTCCCCTGAGCCCCGCCCACGGACCATTCACCCGCTGGATGCCGAGGCTTTGGAGCGGCTCACCACCCCCCGCGGCTCCGCGATGGCGATAGATGTCCAGACGGCCGGCGCGCCTTTACGCTTTTCTTCCGGTCACACCACGACCGTCGTGGGGCCAAACGGGTCCGGAAAAACCACGCTCATGAAAGCCATCGCCGGGCGTATTCGTGGACCCGAGGTCAGCTACGGCGACGCGGGGACATCCGTGGACGCTGTACCGGCTCCTGGCATGGTAGTCATGCTTACACAGAACCCAGGCCTGCCGCCGCGCGCCTCCGCCGCGCAGGCGATCACCATGGTTACTCGCTCCGCCGCGCGGACTCACGAGCTGCTTGAAGCGGCGGGTCTGCAGGAACTGGCAGATGTGCGCGTGCCTGCGCTGTCCGGCGGCCAGGCTGCCCAGATCGCACTGGTGCGGGCACTGGCAGCTCGCCCTCGCGTGCTCATCCTGGACGAGCCACTCTCGGCCATTGATGCTTCTTCGGCCGCGCGATGGCGGCGCCTGCTCCGCGCGGGCGCCCACACGCGAACCACGCTGCTGGTAACGCACGACGCCACAGACATCCACGCCCTTGCCGACGAGGTAGCCACTATGGAACACGGTCGCGTCGTCTCCATCGTGCCGGCTGCTGAGTTTCGCGATGCCCCTCCGACCGCTTTTGCCGCCGGGCTCGTCGGGCACAACGTCATCAGCGGAGCGGTGCTAGCGGTGAAGGATGCCGCCGAAGCCACCACGGCTAACGGTGCAACGTGCCGACGCCGTGCCGTCACTCTGGGGTTGCGCGGAGGCGCCGCACCGAACCTGAATCTCACTGGCTACACCATCGATTCGGGGATTCAGGCCGGCGATGTGGCGTGGGCTAGCTTCACGCCCCACGCCGTCCACCCTGTAGATACCGCCGCGCTGAGCGCTACCAGCGAGCACAACCTCATCCGGGGCACCGTCGTAGCCATCGAGGACTTGGGCGCGCAGGCAAAAGTAACGCTCGAGTGTGGTGAGTACGACATCACAGTGTTGTTATCACCACACGATTTCTCCAATTTTTCCCAGTTATTTGGTACTACAATTGATTGTCAGCTCATGCCTTATAACCTGCGCGTCGAAAGGAGCCAATGA
- the modA gene encoding molybdate ABC transporter substrate-binding protein: MKIHPPRLARARALAACGAAVFAGAALCSCLPGPPGEDVSGSPRGASEGSATVPLTIAGASSTRVLNDALSERAAAQTPPLHLDFNNAGSSTLVQQLADGAPADVLLTASRATMDQAVKDGTVTAPVELASNHMVMVVPRGNPAGIISVADLSTQHAFVACDPQVPCGDTTATLSARNHLTLDADSLEHQVADVLGKVASGEADAGWVYSTDAAAAGESVEVIDIPGAHEFSNAIMGAVTTSSAHPEEAQTLLTLIDTDFNAEWKRHGFDD, translated from the coding sequence GTGAAAATCCATCCCCCTCGTCTAGCTCGCGCGCGAGCCTTGGCTGCATGCGGGGCCGCCGTGTTCGCAGGCGCCGCCTTGTGCAGTTGCCTGCCCGGCCCCCCAGGCGAGGATGTATCCGGAAGCCCTCGCGGGGCGTCGGAAGGCTCTGCGACTGTCCCCCTCACCATCGCTGGGGCTTCCTCAACCAGGGTGCTGAACGACGCCCTGTCCGAGCGCGCCGCCGCTCAGACCCCGCCACTACACCTGGATTTCAACAACGCCGGTTCCTCCACCTTGGTCCAGCAGCTTGCCGACGGTGCCCCCGCTGACGTCCTCCTCACTGCCTCGCGCGCGACTATGGACCAAGCAGTCAAGGACGGCACCGTGACCGCACCAGTAGAACTGGCCTCCAACCACATGGTGATGGTGGTTCCCCGCGGCAACCCGGCCGGGATTATTTCGGTCGCCGATCTCAGTACACAGCACGCATTCGTTGCGTGCGATCCCCAGGTCCCGTGCGGGGACACCACTGCCACGCTCAGTGCACGCAACCACCTGACACTGGACGCAGATTCCTTGGAGCACCAGGTCGCCGATGTACTCGGCAAGGTAGCCTCAGGCGAAGCCGACGCCGGATGGGTGTATTCCACCGATGCCGCCGCGGCTGGAGAGAGCGTTGAGGTCATTGATATCCCCGGCGCACACGAATTTTCTAACGCAATCATGGGTGCAGTAACGACCTCCTCTGCCCACCCCGAGGAGGCACAGACACTGCTCACCCTCATCGACACAGACTTTAACGCCGAATGGAAGCGCCACGGTTTCGATGACTAA
- a CDS encoding DUF2249 domain-containing protein — protein MQLPISDAHSAGDIPVLNASEIPHAVRHGAIHGALDTRNVGESMILIAPHNPVPLLKEVEDREETFELEYLKEDPQDFHIKFTRTA, from the coding sequence GTGCAACTTCCCATCTCTGACGCCCACTCTGCTGGCGACATCCCCGTCCTCAACGCCTCGGAGATTCCGCACGCGGTCCGCCACGGCGCCATCCACGGCGCGCTGGACACCCGAAACGTCGGCGAATCCATGATCCTCATCGCCCCACACAACCCAGTCCCACTCCTCAAGGAAGTAGAAGACCGCGAAGAAACCTTCGAGCTCGAATACCTCAAAGAGGATCCTCAAGACTTCCACATCAAGTTCACGCGCACGGCTTAA
- a CDS encoding beta-carotene 15,15'-monooxygenase: MHKPSPQTSSLQVSDVSLRDRGRWHSLVAAVACGWMLVTAGLIIAARAGAAVVWWDIIHSLTLGAVTTAIFAYSTHFTEALTRTKAAPYRWVATRIALVHGGLVLLLADRAGFDWGALADAGAVLVIVAALWQAVVVGRALRGSLSGSFAVTVPFYIAAVCFLIAAIVLAIVAGHGVGEYSALIAAHSRATVWGFAWLTVVGTVVTLLPTLSGTAISPVARARCSRALMVHCLGLAIAIAALVTESAALAGLGLAFVGLAAVLVAQPVIAGVFTPGARRSTAAVSVVAGLVWLIALCWGDAAMLAAGVFPRRVTLEFAPALLGGGLAQLITGVLLHLLPTLRGGGPEKVWAGRQTADCGGPARLLLINAGALLTLLPTEQLGVGFILIVMGLFGHVVALAAAVYKQKRLDTP, from the coding sequence ATGCACAAACCTTCACCGCAGACATCCTCCTTGCAGGTCTCAGACGTCTCGTTGCGGGATCGCGGCCGGTGGCACAGCCTCGTTGCCGCGGTCGCCTGCGGTTGGATGCTGGTCACAGCAGGGCTTATCATTGCCGCTCGGGCCGGGGCTGCCGTGGTGTGGTGGGACATCATCCACTCGCTCACCCTCGGCGCGGTGACGACAGCTATTTTTGCCTATTCCACGCACTTCACCGAGGCCCTGACCAGGACCAAGGCCGCACCCTACCGGTGGGTGGCCACGCGGATCGCGCTCGTGCACGGGGGACTCGTGCTTTTGTTGGCGGACCGTGCCGGGTTTGACTGGGGCGCGCTCGCTGATGCCGGCGCGGTGCTCGTTATAGTGGCGGCGCTATGGCAAGCGGTGGTCGTCGGGCGCGCGCTACGGGGCTCTTTGTCTGGAAGCTTCGCGGTCACCGTGCCGTTCTATATCGCGGCGGTGTGCTTCCTCATCGCGGCAATTGTTCTGGCCATCGTGGCCGGCCATGGCGTGGGGGAGTATTCCGCGCTGATTGCCGCGCATTCGCGGGCGACGGTGTGGGGCTTTGCCTGGTTGACCGTCGTGGGCACCGTCGTGACCTTGCTGCCGACACTCTCGGGCACTGCCATTTCTCCAGTAGCCCGGGCACGCTGTAGCCGAGCATTGATGGTGCACTGCCTCGGCCTCGCAATCGCTATCGCCGCTCTCGTTACCGAGTCCGCGGCTCTTGCCGGTTTAGGCCTCGCGTTCGTGGGCCTCGCCGCTGTCCTTGTGGCACAGCCCGTCATCGCTGGGGTTTTTACCCCCGGCGCCCGGCGCAGCACGGCGGCCGTGTCCGTGGTCGCGGGGCTCGTCTGGCTCATCGCTTTGTGCTGGGGCGATGCGGCGATGTTGGCTGCGGGCGTCTTCCCGCGGCGTGTCACGTTGGAGTTCGCTCCGGCCCTGCTCGGTGGTGGACTCGCCCAACTTATCACCGGCGTGCTGTTGCACTTGCTGCCCACCTTGCGCGGCGGTGGGCCCGAGAAGGTCTGGGCCGGCCGACAGACCGCGGACTGTGGAGGCCCAGCACGCCTGCTTCTCATTAATGCCGGTGCACTACTGACCCTCCTTCCCACCGAACAGTTGGGGGTGGGGTTTATCCTCATTGTCATGGGCCTTTTCGGCCACGTCGTCGCGCTCGCCGCGGCGGTCTACAAGCAGAAACGATTGGACACACCATGA
- a CDS encoding multicopper oxidase domain-containing protein: MSIPLSPQGPSGANKDNGGAQQSTSPGGKTGAPSSAGASQAGGWAAWLLIGIAIMAVVILAAVSTLGGGNGSGNGGSGGAAGGAAGGAPGSGETVTKKIDVEGMAFVPNSLEVAPGTHLILEVTNGGDQTHDLKINGAETGRIKAGDTVTLDAGVFNETTVGWCTIAGHRTQGMELTVNVAGSATGGHDHAMAPAANPHVEVPDSAKRLQDPGEGFQAFDPKLNPAPTGRTHEYTWVATEEVREVAPGVEQAQWLFNGQAPGPTLRGKVGDKFKITLRNDGTMGHSVDFHAGEVSPDAPMATIEPGEEVVYEFTAKRSGIWMYHCATAPMSLHIANGMAGAVIIDPPSDSDLELADVDAEYALVASDMFLGRKEEGADPNRVTNGQFDLMAFNYYPNQYDHRPIKAQVGDTIRIWVMNVGPDQPLSFHVVGEIFDTVFTEGGFTVKDGGGGNAKGTTGAQVLPLLPAQGGYVEMTFDEPGTYTFVNHIMTNAEKGQHGKIVVTE; this comes from the coding sequence ATGAGCATTCCTTTGTCACCCCAGGGCCCGTCGGGCGCGAACAAGGATAACGGCGGCGCGCAGCAGTCAACGTCGCCTGGTGGGAAGACAGGGGCGCCCAGTAGCGCAGGAGCATCCCAGGCCGGTGGCTGGGCGGCGTGGTTGCTCATCGGCATCGCGATCATGGCGGTGGTAATTTTGGCTGCCGTATCCACACTGGGAGGCGGCAACGGCAGCGGCAACGGCGGTTCAGGCGGTGCTGCGGGTGGGGCCGCCGGCGGTGCGCCTGGAAGTGGCGAGACCGTCACGAAAAAAATCGACGTGGAGGGCATGGCCTTCGTCCCTAACAGCCTTGAGGTCGCGCCAGGGACCCATCTCATTCTGGAGGTGACCAATGGCGGCGACCAAACCCATGACCTCAAGATCAATGGTGCTGAAACCGGGCGAATCAAGGCAGGGGACACGGTCACTCTCGATGCCGGGGTATTCAATGAAACCACGGTGGGGTGGTGCACCATTGCCGGGCACCGCACCCAGGGTATGGAGCTCACTGTGAACGTTGCAGGCAGCGCCACGGGCGGACACGACCACGCCATGGCTCCCGCCGCTAACCCGCACGTGGAGGTGCCAGATTCCGCGAAGCGCCTGCAGGACCCCGGGGAGGGCTTCCAGGCTTTCGATCCGAAGCTTAACCCCGCCCCGACCGGCAGGACCCACGAGTACACCTGGGTGGCCACCGAAGAAGTCCGCGAGGTGGCCCCTGGGGTCGAACAAGCCCAGTGGTTGTTCAACGGACAAGCGCCGGGGCCAACGTTGCGGGGAAAGGTCGGCGACAAGTTCAAGATAACCTTGCGCAACGACGGCACCATGGGCCACTCCGTGGACTTTCACGCGGGCGAGGTCAGCCCCGACGCACCCATGGCCACCATCGAGCCGGGCGAGGAAGTAGTGTACGAATTCACCGCGAAGCGCTCGGGAATATGGATGTACCACTGTGCGACCGCGCCCATGAGTCTGCACATCGCCAACGGTATGGCTGGGGCCGTCATCATCGATCCCCCGAGTGATTCCGACCTGGAGCTTGCCGACGTCGATGCCGAATACGCGCTCGTCGCCAGTGACATGTTCCTGGGCCGCAAGGAAGAGGGTGCGGACCCCAACCGCGTGACCAATGGCCAGTTCGACCTCATGGCGTTTAACTATTACCCGAACCAGTACGACCACCGTCCCATCAAGGCCCAGGTGGGCGACACGATTCGAATCTGGGTGATGAACGTCGGCCCCGATCAGCCGTTGAGTTTCCACGTTGTCGGCGAAATCTTTGACACGGTGTTCACCGAGGGCGGTTTTACAGTCAAGGATGGTGGCGGCGGAAACGCCAAGGGCACCACCGGCGCCCAGGTGCTGCCGCTACTGCCTGCCCAGGGTGGCTACGTGGAGATGACCTTCGATGAGCCTGGCACGTACACCTTCGTCAACCACATCATGACCAATGCCGAGAAGGGGCAGCACGGCAAGATCGTGGTCACGGAATAG
- the mobA gene encoding molybdenum cofactor guanylyltransferase: protein MPALDSRNNPAGGSHGPPSTSLGVIVVAGGRGSRMGGANKAALSWGGQSFLRVLLNYLSAAAPAPPAGTSARTGAGSHIIRDVVVVSSRDIPADCTECAGAAHEGTGEPTRYAVVAEIPAFSGPLAAIAAGSQTLLSRPEKHDYIAVFAVDAPASPLLLPGLTAAVSGDLIEAPSNSPADAVDVALVVDSEGFRNPLCALWRAEALHAAVDKLAERDELVNGSVRWLLRERRIAEIPATTNVRDFDTPEDLAGQAGAAIP, encoded by the coding sequence ATGCCAGCGTTGGACAGCCGCAACAACCCCGCTGGGGGATCTCATGGACCACCGTCGACCTCGCTGGGTGTCATCGTGGTGGCCGGAGGCCGGGGCTCCCGGATGGGCGGAGCCAACAAAGCGGCACTGTCGTGGGGAGGACAGTCGTTCCTCCGGGTGTTGTTAAATTACCTCTCGGCTGCTGCCCCCGCCCCTCCTGCCGGCACGAGCGCCCGTACCGGAGCTGGATCCCACATCATCCGTGATGTGGTGGTGGTGAGTTCCCGCGACATCCCCGCAGACTGCACGGAGTGTGCTGGCGCGGCGCACGAAGGCACAGGAGAGCCAACTCGTTACGCCGTGGTGGCCGAAATCCCCGCCTTCTCGGGCCCTCTGGCCGCGATCGCAGCGGGTTCCCAGACCTTGCTGTCGCGACCGGAGAAGCACGACTACATCGCGGTGTTCGCCGTGGACGCTCCCGCCTCCCCGCTGTTGCTCCCGGGATTGACCGCAGCAGTGTCTGGGGATCTAATCGAGGCCCCCTCCAATTCCCCGGCTGACGCCGTTGATGTCGCGTTGGTTGTGGATAGCGAAGGCTTCCGGAACCCTCTGTGCGCGCTATGGCGCGCTGAGGCGCTCCACGCGGCCGTCGACAAGCTTGCCGAGCGCGACGAACTAGTCAACGGCTCCGTCCGCTGGCTGCTGCGGGAACGGCGCATAGCCGAGATACCGGCCACCACGAACGTGCGTGATTTTGATACCCCTGAAGACCTTGCGGGCCAGGCGGGCGCAGCTATTCCGTGA
- the moaC gene encoding cyclic pyranopterin monophosphate synthase MoaC, protein MKFTHLNEAGSAYMVDVTEKKPTVRAATAHGEVFCSPDVLQALTDGTVPKGDVLAVARVAGIAAAKKVPELLPLAHTIGVHGATVDLEIREDHVFIEATVRTADRTGVEMEALTAVNVAALAIIDMVKGVDRAAYIRRCGIVAKSGGRSGDWSRELPRLRADDAIAEDSTK, encoded by the coding sequence GTGAAGTTCACGCATCTCAACGAAGCTGGCTCTGCCTACATGGTGGACGTGACGGAAAAGAAGCCCACGGTGCGCGCCGCCACCGCCCACGGTGAGGTCTTTTGCTCCCCTGACGTTCTGCAGGCCCTCACTGACGGCACCGTGCCCAAGGGCGACGTGCTAGCTGTCGCGCGCGTGGCGGGAATCGCGGCGGCGAAGAAAGTACCGGAGCTGTTGCCGCTAGCCCATACCATTGGCGTTCATGGCGCAACCGTGGACCTGGAGATTCGTGAGGACCACGTGTTCATTGAGGCCACTGTGCGCACCGCGGATCGCACCGGTGTAGAGATGGAGGCGCTGACGGCGGTGAACGTCGCCGCCCTCGCAATCATTGACATGGTCAAGGGTGTCGACCGCGCAGCATACATCCGGCGCTGCGGCATCGTGGCCAAGTCCGGTGGCCGTTCCGGTGACTGGTCCCGCGAGCTTCCTCGCTTGCGCGCTGACGACGCCATCGCAGAAGACTCGACCAAGTAG
- a CDS encoding molybdopterin molybdotransferase MoeA, with amino-acid sequence MSSPSAHPGEHRSIAEHLTAVHELLHDATSRTPRSTERAAVSAALAGRVVAQDVYSQLAVPSFSHSAMDGFLVHAADAVPGATLPISGDVPAGAAPQSVPAGTAVRIMTGAPVGDPVDPGLRVIPVEDTSIPPGPHPLPEYVTLNSVKKDRPHIRHRGENLADGSLLLQRGHTLDPAAIAALLSAGIRDVDLAAPLKIAVVSSGDELVPFDAEGLATTTAGTLGTRPEQLPPGHIPDSNRPMLAALVAQVAGPAAAVSQYHCADDTTMVANLLQDLADNTDLIITAGGVSAGAFDVVRAAVGELASAQLATAWFGEVAQKPGAPQGLGQVRSTPLMCLPGNPVAAFVAFHLYVSPALRHLATGSVEQRALLRMPAGADFPVPRPGNRDLVVPVRWGLDAAGQAQAIPYNGPHLGSHLVASLLGTRGLVRVPAGATAPAHGELVEVIPFLSPIPDTWRFPQ; translated from the coding sequence ATGAGTTCTCCATCCGCTCACCCCGGTGAGCACCGCAGTATCGCCGAGCACCTCACTGCCGTGCATGAGTTGCTTCATGACGCCACGTCGCGGACGCCGCGTTCTACCGAGCGCGCCGCGGTCTCCGCCGCGCTGGCGGGTCGTGTCGTGGCACAAGACGTGTACTCCCAGCTGGCAGTACCCTCTTTCTCACACTCAGCTATGGACGGCTTTCTCGTGCATGCTGCCGACGCCGTGCCTGGTGCAACGCTACCGATCTCGGGCGATGTTCCAGCGGGCGCCGCACCACAATCCGTGCCCGCAGGCACCGCCGTGCGCATCATGACTGGCGCTCCAGTCGGCGACCCCGTCGATCCGGGACTGAGGGTTATCCCCGTGGAAGATACTTCCATTCCTCCGGGGCCGCACCCGCTCCCCGAGTACGTCACCCTTAACTCAGTGAAGAAGGACCGCCCACACATCCGCCACCGCGGGGAGAATCTCGCCGATGGTTCCTTACTACTTCAGCGTGGGCACACGTTGGATCCGGCCGCCATCGCGGCGCTCCTGTCCGCGGGCATCCGCGACGTCGACCTCGCAGCCCCACTGAAGATCGCGGTGGTGTCATCAGGCGATGAACTCGTCCCCTTCGACGCCGAAGGTCTGGCCACGACCACGGCAGGTACGCTAGGCACGCGGCCAGAACAGCTGCCCCCGGGGCACATTCCAGATTCCAACCGCCCGATGCTCGCGGCTCTTGTCGCGCAGGTCGCCGGCCCTGCGGCTGCAGTATCGCAATACCACTGCGCCGATGACACCACCATGGTTGCGAACCTATTGCAGGACCTCGCCGACAACACTGATCTCATCATCACCGCCGGTGGTGTTTCGGCTGGCGCCTTTGATGTCGTTCGTGCCGCGGTCGGGGAACTGGCCTCCGCCCAGCTGGCCACCGCGTGGTTCGGTGAGGTGGCTCAAAAACCCGGCGCGCCGCAGGGTCTCGGTCAGGTAAGAAGCACACCCCTCATGTGCCTGCCGGGAAATCCCGTGGCGGCGTTCGTAGCCTTCCACCTCTACGTCTCCCCGGCACTTCGCCACCTGGCAACGGGAAGTGTTGAACAGCGCGCGTTGCTACGGATGCCCGCTGGTGCTGACTTCCCTGTTCCCCGCCCGGGCAACCGTGACTTGGTTGTGCCCGTAAGGTGGGGGCTCGACGCTGCCGGGCAGGCCCAAGCTATCCCCTACAATGGCCCTCACTTGGGGTCACACTTGGTGGCCTCCTTGCTGGGCACTCGCGGCCTCGTCCGGGTCCCAGCCGGGGCCACCGCGCCTGCCCACGGCGAACTGGTCGAAGTGATCCCATTTTTGTCACCTATCCCCGATACCTGGAGGTTCCCGCAGTGA
- the moaA gene encoding GTP 3',8-cyclase MoaA: protein MTSPRNSRPMNLPLPTVGGPRPQGLADGGSLDTTPPDLPAAHDDGSRSLVDKYGRVARDLRVSLTDRCNLRCTYCMPAEGLDWMPTEQTLSDEEMIRLITIAVERLGIHQVRFTGGEPLLRKSLEEIIAATKQLTTDEGCSPSTALTTNGLGLDKRAGALAQAGLDRVNISLDTIDHERYARLTRRDRLHDVLAAIDAATAAGLTPVKINAVVMPGVNEDDVAPLAHFALTKGAQLRFIEQMPLGPREQWRRDQMITADDILMRLQQHFEMTPAREPRGSAPAALWDAVAADGTHGKIGIIASVSYSFCGDCDRTRLTTDGAVRNCLFGNSETSLRDLMRAGATDEQIMEAWAGEMWRKLPGHGMNDEGFLQPDRPMSAIGG, encoded by the coding sequence ATGACTTCTCCGCGCAACTCTCGGCCGATGAATCTGCCTCTGCCTACGGTAGGTGGTCCACGGCCGCAAGGGCTCGCGGATGGCGGGTCCTTGGACACCACCCCACCGGATCTCCCGGCCGCCCACGACGATGGTTCCCGCAGCCTCGTGGACAAGTACGGGCGCGTGGCCCGCGACCTCCGTGTCTCCTTGACCGACCGCTGTAATCTCCGTTGCACTTACTGCATGCCCGCGGAGGGTTTGGACTGGATGCCTACGGAGCAGACACTCTCCGATGAGGAAATGATCCGACTCATCACCATCGCCGTGGAGCGCCTCGGGATCCACCAGGTACGTTTCACCGGCGGCGAGCCACTCCTACGCAAATCCTTGGAAGAGATCATCGCGGCCACCAAGCAACTCACTACGGATGAGGGATGCTCCCCATCTACGGCTCTCACCACCAACGGCCTGGGCTTGGACAAGCGCGCCGGGGCGTTAGCTCAGGCGGGGCTTGACCGCGTCAATATTTCGCTCGACACCATCGACCACGAGCGTTATGCGCGACTAACTCGCCGCGACCGGCTTCACGACGTCCTGGCCGCCATCGACGCTGCCACCGCTGCGGGTCTCACTCCCGTGAAGATCAACGCCGTCGTCATGCCAGGTGTGAATGAGGACGACGTCGCTCCTCTCGCCCACTTCGCTCTCACGAAGGGCGCGCAGCTGCGCTTTATCGAACAGATGCCGCTCGGCCCGCGGGAGCAGTGGCGCCGCGATCAGATGATCACCGCCGACGATATCCTGATGCGCCTCCAACAGCACTTTGAGATGACTCCCGCCCGCGAACCTCGAGGTTCCGCCCCGGCAGCCCTGTGGGATGCGGTAGCCGCGGACGGCACGCACGGCAAGATCGGCATCATCGCTTCGGTATCGTATTCGTTCTGCGGCGACTGCGACCGTACCCGCCTGACCACCGACGGGGCGGTCCGCAACTGCCTGTTTGGCAATTCCGAGACGTCGCTGCGGGACCTGATGCGCGCCGGAGCCACCGACGAGCAGATCATGGAAGCCTGGGCAGGCGAAATGTGGCGCAAGCTCCCGGGCCATGGCATGAACGACGAGGGATTCTTGCAGCCCGATCGGCCGATGTCCGCCATTGGCGGCTAA